One part of the Arabidopsis thaliana chromosome 4, partial sequence genome encodes these proteins:
- the VPS54 gene encoding VPS54 (VPS54; INVOLVED IN: retrograde transport, endosome to Golgi; LOCATED IN: chloroplast; EXPRESSED IN: male gametophyte; EXPRESSED DURING: L mature pollen stage; CONTAINS InterPro DOMAIN/s: Vacuolar protein sorting-associated protein 54 (InterPro:IPR019515), Vps54-like (InterPro:IPR012501); Has 471 Blast hits to 377 proteins in 168 species: Archae - 2; Bacteria - 4; Metazoa - 149; Fungi - 188; Plants - 45; Viruses - 0; Other Eukaryotes - 83 (source: NCBI BLink).), with amino-acid sequence MDSHPSLMGRSITNSNRSSLDLGRPSSSSSSSPSPLTKSISDASSQSLSSILNNPHGGKSGVYGSDASWVGWWSSSTFVAPAEFAPVASTKLPGSELTRSDFHGYVSSISESHGRFEDIRKHTREESCGFDQESHVSGLAACLREVPSLYFKEDFALEDGATFRSACPFSSLNENLALQEKLSQYLDVVELHLVKEISVRSDSFFEAQGQLQDLNVKIVEGCSRIRELKETIRLLDRNLVDSARQIQELSSTRINMLELQRKLRLILYVNQALSALKLLVASADCAGALDITDDLQNLLAGDELTGLYCFRHLRDHVTSSIDSINSILTSEFMRISIHDTGEIDVLILSAANIRGSISSNGNTGEEVKLEEEDTSTLCDRLLPLVIGLLRTAKFPSILRMYRDTLTSEMKNAIKKAVADLLPILVARSLESDFSHGERSVDDGGGLSLASKLRTLSSEAFVNLLTAIFKIVQAHLVRASEVKKAIEWILCNIDGHYAADSVAAAIAVGAVAAETAQEIGFQGGSLVSSPLGKATSKAPPLQGKSSDASSLMNMSRNFRADVLRENTEAVFAACEVTHGRWAKLLGVRALLHPKLKLQEFMSIYDLTQEFITSTEKIGGRLGSSIRGTLQSQAKAFVDSQHESRMTKLKAVLDQETWDEIDVPEEFQSIISSLFASQRLISGKVDDADLNSYHSNRLPLNGSLTSGSGDQNSELRNEKSESSEGSVVSDAQVKPTVSPESLERSKAGVSSATNNQSNQKAHGKSNLFYQGVGYHMVNCGLILLKMLSEYIDMNNSLPALSSEIVLRVVEVLRFFNTRTCQLVLGAGAMQVSGLKSIKAKHLALASQVIDFTYTIIPETRRILFSKVPETRKPLLSVEIDKVAQDFRIHRDEIYTKLVQIMRERLLAHLHGLPKVVEGWNRPPDTNKQTKEFAWPLTREVGYLHRVLSETLHEADVQAIFRQVISIIHTQTSQTLTNLEISSTEAKKRLKLHVELILKCIRSLPSDNANQSDIPNWGQLDEFFAEHFREEEAGEAE; translated from the exons ATGGATTCACACCCTTCCCTAATGGGAAGGTCCATTACCAATTCGAACCGATCGAGCTTAGATCTTGGTCgtccttcttcgtcttcttcatcttctccttcaccgTTAACCAAATCGATCTCCGATGCAAGTAGTCAAAGTCTCTCTTCGATCCTTAACAATCCACACGGAGGTAAGTCTGGTGTTTATGGTTCCGATGCATCTTGGGTTGGTTGGTGGTCTTCATCGACATTTGTAGCTCCAGCTGAGTTTGCGCCTGTTGCTTCAACGAAGCTCCCTGGTTCGGAGCTAACCAGATCCGACTTCCATGGCTACGTTTCTTCGATCTCTGAGTCTCATGGTAGATTTGAGGATATTAGGAAGCATACTAGGGAAGAGAGCTGTGGGTTTGATCAGGAGAGCCATGTATCGGGTTTAGCTGCGTGTTTGCGTGAGGTTCCTTCGCTTTACTTTAAGGAGGATTTTGCTCTTGAGGACGGAGCTACATTTCGTTCTGCTTGCCCTTTCTCGAGCCTTAATGAGAATCTAGCGCTTCAAGAGAAGTTGTCACAGTATCTTGATGTGGTGGAGCTGCATCTTGTGAAGGAGATCTCTGTGAGGTCTGATTCGTTTTTTGAGGCTCAAGGACAGTTACAGGATTTGAATGTGAAGATTGTTGAGGGTTGTAGTAGGATTCGTGAGTTGAAAGAGACTATTCGGCTCCTGGATAGGAATTTGGTAGATTCAGCTCGACAGATTCAAGAGCTGAGCTCAACTAGGATTAATATGCTGGAGCTGCAACGTAAATTAAGACTTATTTTGTATGTTAACCAAGCTCTCTCTGCACTCAAATTG CTTGTTGCGTCCGCAGATTGTGCTGGAGCTTTGGATATAACTGACGATCTCCAGAACTTGCTG GCTGGGGATGAGCTTACTGGTCTATACTGCTTCCGCCATCTTCGGGATCATGTTACTAGTTCCATAGATTCCATAAACAG taTTCTCACTTCAGAATTCATGCGTATCTCCATACATGATACTGGGGAGATAGATGTACTGATTTTATCTGCAGCAAATATACGGGGATCCATTTCATCTAACGGGAATACCGGCGAAGAA GTTAAGTTAGAAGAAGAGGATACCTCTACCTTATGTGATCGGCTTCTTCCTTTAGTTATTGGATTGCTAAGAACG GCAAAGTTCCCGTCAATTTTGAGGATGTATCGTGATACACTCACATCCGAAATGAAAAATGCAATCAAGAAAGCAGTTGCTGATCTGCTTCCCATTCTTGTTGCAAGATCGCTCGAATCTGATTTTTCACATGGGGAGCGCTCTGTAGATGATG GTGGTGGCTTATCTCTCGCGAGCAAATTGAGGACTCTGTCATCTGAGGCTTTTGTTAATCTCTTAACTGCTATATTTAAGATTGTTCAG GCACATCTAGTCCGGGCTTCGGAAGTGAAAAAAGCAATTGAATGGATTCTCTGCAATATCGATGGACATTATGCCGCTGATTCAGTTGCAGCTGCAATTGCTGTTGGTGCTGTAGCAGCCGAAACAGCTCAAGAAATAGGTTTCCAAGGCGGGTCATTAGTGTCTTCTCCATTGGGTAAGGCTACCTCAAAGGCCCCTCCATTGCAGGGAAAATCGAGTGATGCATCAAGCTTGATGAACATGTCAAGAAACTTCAG GGCCGATGTCTTGAGAGAAAATACAGAAGCTGTCTTTGCGGCTTGTGAGGTTACTCATGGTAGGTGGGCAAAGCTACTAGGAGTTCGCGCTCTTCTtcatccaaaattgaaattgcaAGAGTTCATGAGCATTTATGATCTGACCCAAGAATTTATAACATCTACGGAGAAG ATTGGTGGAAGGTTGGGTTCTAGTATTCGTGGGACGCTGCAATCACAAGCCAAAGCCTTTGTGGACTCCCAGCACGAATCTCGG ATGACAAAACTAAAAGCTGTGCTTGATCAAGAAACATGGGATGAGATAGATGTTCCTGAAGAATTTCAATCCATAATCAGTTCTCTTTTTGCATCCCAGCGGTTGATCTCTGGGAAAGTTGATGATGCTGATCTTAATTCATACCACAGTAATCGGCTCCCTCTCAATGGGTCTCTCACTTCTGGATCTGGGGATCAAAATAGTGAATTACGAAATGAAAAATCTGAATCTAGTGAAGGTTCTGTAGTTAGTGATGCACAAGTGAAACCCACAGTCTCACCTGAGTCTCTTGAAAGAAGCAAGGCTGGTGTATCTTCAGCTACGAATAATCAAAGTAATCAGAAGGCGCACGGAAAATCTAACCTTTTCTATCAAGGAGTTGGTTACCACATGGTAAACTG TGGGTTAATATTGCTCAAGATGCTGTCGGAATACATTGATATGAACAATTCTTTGCCAGCTTTGTCCTCGGAAATTGTTCTTCGTGTTGTTGAAGTGTTGAGATTTTTCAACACTCGGACATGCCAACTTGTTCTGGGTGCTGGTGCTATGCAG GTATCTGGTTTGAAGTCCATAAAGGCGAAACACTTGGCGCTTGCAAGTCAAGTAATCGACTTCACTTACACTATTATTCCTG AAACCAGAAGGATTCTGTTTTCAAAAGTACCTGAGACGAGAAAGCCTCTGTTGTCAGTAGAGATTGATAAAGTTGCTCAG GATTTTAGAATTCATCGAGATGAAATATACACAAAACTGGTTCAGATTATGAGAGAAAGACTATTGGCGCATCTTCATGGTTTGCCCAAAGTTGTTGAGGGCTGGAACAGACCTCCAGATACCAATAAACAAACTAAAGAGTTTGCATGGCCGCTCACAAGG GAAGTTGGCTACCTTCACCGTGTGTTGTCTGAGACATTGCACGAAGCCGATGTTCAAGCAATCTTCAG GCAGGTGATTTCAATTATCCACACACAAACCTCTCAAACGCTTACGAACTTGGAGATAAGCTCAACAGAGGCAAAGAAAAG GCTGAAGCTTCATGTCGAGCTAATCCTCAAATGCATCCGGTCGTTACCATCCGACAATGCCAATCAATCAGACATCCCAAACTGGGGACAACTAGATGAATTCTTTGCAGAGCactttagagaagaagaagcaggcGAAGCTGAGTGA
- a CDS encoding nucleoside-triphosphatase/transmembrane receptor/nucleotide binding/ATP binding protein (nucleoside-triphosphatases;transmembrane receptors;nucleotide binding;ATP binding; FUNCTIONS IN: transmembrane receptor activity, nucleoside-triphosphatase activity, nucleotide binding, ATP binding; INVOLVED IN: signal transduction, defense response, apoptosis, innate immune response; LOCATED IN: intrinsic to membrane; EXPRESSED IN: 23 plant structures; EXPRESSED DURING: 15 growth stages; CONTAINS InterPro DOMAIN/s: ATPase, AAA+ type, core (InterPro:IPR003593), NB-ARC (InterPro:IPR002182), Disease resistance protein (InterPro:IPR000767), Toll-Interleukin receptor (InterPro:IPR000157), Protein of unknown function DUF640 (InterPro:IPR006936); BEST Arabidopsis thaliana protein match is: Disease resistance protein (TIR-NBS-LRR class) family (TAIR:AT4G16950.2); Has 20045 Blast hits to 11477 proteins in 434 species: Archae - 7; Bacteria - 464; Metazoa - 257; Fungi - 40; Plants - 18821; Viruses - 4; Other Eukaryotes - 452 (source: NCBI BLink).): MAASFCGSRRYDVFPSFSKVDVRRSFLAHLLKELDRRLINTFTDHGMERNLPIDAELLSAIAESRISIVIFSKNYASSTWCLDELVEIHTCYKELAQIVVPVFFNVHPSQVKKQTGEFGKVFGKTCKGKPENRKLRWMQALAAVANIAGYDLQNWPDEAVMIEMVADDVSKKLFKSSNDFSDIVGIEAHLEAMSSILRLKSEKARMVGISGPSGIGKTTIAKALFSKLSPQFHLRAFVTYKRTNQDDYDMKLCWIEKFLSEILGQKDLKVLDLGAVEQSLMHKKVLIILDDVDDLELLKTLVGQTGWFGFGSRIVVITQDRQLLKAHDINLIYEVAFPSAHLALEIFCQSAFGKIYPPSDFRELSVEFAYLAGNLPLDLRVLGLAMKGKHREEWIEMLPRLRNDLDGKFKKTLRNYLPVIRKRVSNEEGGREKLKKGNKKLDLDEEFPGGEIYSDEIPSPTSNWKDTDDFDSGDIIPIIADKSTTIIPNRRHSNDDWCSFCEFLRNRIPPLNPFKCSANDVIDFLRTRQVLGSTEALVDRLIFSSEAFGIKPEENPFRSQAVTSYLKAARDMTREKECILVFSCHDNLDVDETSFIEAISKELHKQGFIPLTYNLLGRENLDEEMLYGSRVGIMILSSSYVSSRQSLDHLVAVMEHWKTTDLVIIPIYFKVRLSDICGLKGRFEAAFLQLHMSLQEDRVQKWKAAMSEIVSIGGHEWTKGSQFILAEEVVRNASLRLYLKSSKNLLGILALLNHSQSTDVEIMGIWGIAGIGKTSIAREIFELHAPHYDFCYFLQDFHLMCQMKRPRQLREDFISKLFGEEKGLGASDVKPSFMRDWFHKKTILLVLDDVSNARDAEAVIGGFGWFSHGHRIILTSRSKQVLVQCKVKKPYEIQKLSDFESFRLCKQYLDGENPVISELISCSSGIPLALKLLVSSVSKQYITNMKDHLQSLRKDPPTQIQEAFRRSFDGLDENEKNIFLDLACFFRGQSKDYAVLLLDACGFFTYMGICELIDESLISLVDNKIEMPIPFQDMGRIIVHEEDEDPCERSRLWDSKDIVDVLTNNSGTEAIEGIFLDASDLTCELSPTVFGKMYNLRLLKFYCSTSGNQCKLTLPHGLDTLPDELSLLHWENYPLVYLPQKFNPVNLVELNMPYSNMEKLWEGKKNLEKLKNIKLSHSRELTDILMLSEALNLEHIDLEGCTSLIDVSMSIPCCGKLVSLNMKDCSRLRSLPSMVDLTTLKLLNLSGCSEFEDIQDFAPNLEEIYLAGTSIRELPLSIRNLTELVTLDLENCERLQEMPSLPVEIIRRT; this comes from the exons ATGGCAGCTTCTTTTTGCGGCAGCCGGAGATACGATGTTTTCCCGAGCTTCAGTAAGGTAGATGTCCGCAGGTCATTCCTCGCGCATCTTCTCAAGGAGCTCGACCGCAGATTAATCAATACGTTCACAGATCATGGTATGGAGAGAAACCTCCCAATCGACGCTGAACTTTTATCGGCGATAGCAGAATCGAGGATCTCAATAGTCATCTTCTCTAAAAACTATGCTTCTTCCACGTGGTGCTTAGATGAATTGGTTGAGATCCACACGTGTTATAAGGAATTGGCTCAAATAGTGGTTCCGGTTTTCTTTAACGTACATCCTTCGCAAGTTAAAAAACAGACCGGAGAATTTGGTAAGGTTTTTGGAAAGACATGCAAAGGTAAACCAGAGAATCGGAAACTAAGATGGATGCAAGCTCTAGCAGCGGTAGCAAATATTGCTGGATATGATCTTCAGAACTG GCCTGATGAAGCTGTCATGATTGAGATGGTAGCTGACGATGTTTcgaaaaaactttttaaatcaTCGAATGATTTCAGTGATATCGTCGGGATTGAAGCTCATTTAGAGGCAATGAGTTCAATATTGCGCTTGAAATCTGAGAAAGCTAGAATGGTCGGGATTTCGGGGCCTTCAGGGATTGGTAAGACTACCATCGCAAAAGCTCTTTTCAGTAAACTCTCTCCCCAATTCCACCTTCGTGCTTTCGTTACTTATAAAAGAACCAACCAGGACGACTATGACATGAAGTTGTGTTGGATAGAAAAATTTCTGTCAGAAATTCTTGGTCAAAAGGACTTGaaggttttggatttaggTGCGGTGGAACAAAGTCTAATGCACAAGAAAGTTCTTATCATTCTTGACGATGTAGATGATCTTGAGCTATTAAAGACCTTGGTGGGACAAACTGGATGGTTCGGGTTTGGAAGCAGAATTGTTGTGATCACTCAGGATAGGCAGCTTCTCAAGGCTCATGATATTAACCTCATATATGAGGTGGCCTTCCCATCTGCCCATCTTGCTCTTGAGATTTTCTGCCAATCTGCTTTTGGGAAAATATATCCACCATCTGATTTTAGAGAACTCTCTGTTGAATTTGCATATCTTGCCGGCAATCTTCCTTTGGATCTTAGGGTCTTGGGTTTGGCCATGAAAGGAAAGCACAGGGAGGAGTGGATAGAGATGCTGCCTAGGCTCCGAAATGATTTGGACGGgaaatttaagaaaacattgagAAATTACCTGCCTGTGATACGGAAGCGCGTTTCCAATGAAGAAGGGGGCCGtgagaaattgaaaaagggAAATAAAAAGTTGGATTTGGATGAGGAGTTTCCTGGTGGAGAAATTTACAGTGATGAGATACCTTCGCCAACATCTAACTGGAAAGATACAGATGACTTTGATTCAGGGGACATCATTCCAATCATTGCAGACAAATCTACTACTATAATTCCCAACAGGAGGCACTCGAACGATGACTGGTGTTCTTTCTGTGAGTTCCTCAGAAACCGTATACCCCCGTTGAATCCCTTTAAATGTAGTGCCAATGATGTCATTGATTTTCTTCGCACACGGCAGGTTTTAGGCAGCACTGAGGCTCTCGTTGACCGCCTCATTTTCAGTAGTGAGGCATTTGGCATAAAACCTGAGGAAAACCCTTTTCGCAGCCAAGCTGTAACATCGTACTTGAAGGCGGCCAGGGATATGACACGAGAAAAAGAATGCATACTTGTGTTTTCGTGCCACGACAACCTTGATGTAGATGAAACATCTTTCATTGAAGCCATCTCAAAAGAATTGCACAAGCAGGGGTTCATCCCTTTGACATATAATCTTTTGGGCAGAGAGAACCTCGATGAGGAGATGTTATACGGATCTAGAGTCGGTATCATGATACTTTCAAGTAGTTATGTTTCTTCTAGACAGTCCCTGGATCACCTGGTTGCAGTTATGGAGCATTGGAAAACAACAGACCTTGTAATTATtcctatatattttaaagtaagaCTTTCAGACATTTGTGGGTTGAAAGGCAGGTTTGAAGCAGCGTTTCTGCAGCTTCATATGTCTCTCCAGGAAGACAGAGTTCAGAAATGGAAGGCGGCTATGTCTGAAATAGTGTCCATCGGTGGACATGAATGGACCAAGGG AAGTCAGTTTATTCTTGCCGAGGAAGTTGTAAGAAATGCATCCTTAAGGCTATATCTGAAAAGTAGCAAGAATCTGCTTGGAATCTTAGCGTTGTTAAATCACTCCCAGTCTACAGACGTGGAAATTATGGGAATCTGGGGTATAGCAGGAATAGGTAAGACATCGATTGCAAgagaaatatttgaattacatGCTCCACATTATGATTTCTGTTACTTCCTGCAAGACTTTCATCTAATGTGTCAGATGAAAAGGCCGAGGCAATTGCGTGAAGATTTTATCTCAAAATTGTTTGGGGAAGAAAAAGGTCTAGGTGCTAGTGATGTAAAGCCAAGTTTCATGAGGGACTGGTTCCATAAAAAAACGATTCTTCTCGTTCTTGATGACGTGAGTAATGCCAGAGATGCAGAAGCTGTAATCGGAGGGTTTGGCTGGTTTTCTCATGGACACAGAATCATCTTAACCTCTAGGAGTAAACAAGTTCTTGTACAGTGTAAGGTTAAAAAGCCATACGAGATCCAAAAATTAAGCGATTTTGAATCGTTTCGTCTCTGCAAACAATATTTGGATGGCGAAAATCCGGTCATCTCTGAGCTTATCAGCTGCAGTAGTGGTATTCCATTGGCTCTCAAACTTTTAGTTTCCTCTGTATCAAAGCAGTATATAACGAATATGAAAGACCATCTCCAAAGCTTGAGGAAAGATCCTCCTACTCAGATTCAAGAAGCATTTCGGAGAAGTTTTGATGGACTAGATGAAAACgagaaaaacatatttttggaTCTTGCATGTTTTTTCAGGGGGCAGAGCAAAGATTATGCGGTGCTATTACTTGATGCTTGTggtttttttacatatatggGAATCTGTGAGCTCATTGACGAGTCACTCATTAGCCTTGTAGACAACAAGATAGAGATGCCTATTCCTTTTCAAGACATGGGCCGAATTATTGttcatgaagaagatgaggatcCATGTGAACGTAGCAGATTGTGGGACTCGAAGGACATCGTTGATGTTTTGACAAACAATTCA GGAACAGAAGCAATTGAGGGCATCTTCCTGGATGCGTCTGACTTGACCTGCGAGCTTAGTCCTACTGTGTTTGGTAAGATGTATAATCTTAGATTGCTGAAGTTCTATTGTTCAACCTCTGGGAACCAGTGCAAGCTTACTCTACCTCACGGCCTAGACACTTTGCCTGATGAGCTAAGTCTACTTCACTGGGAGAATTACCCTCTGGTTTACTTGCCTCAGAAATTTAATCCTGTGAACCTTGTAGAGTTAAACATGCCTTATAGCAACATGGAGAAGTTGTGGGAAGGAAAGAAA AATCTCGAGAAGCTAAAGAACATCAAACTGAGTCACTCCAGAGAATTAACTGATATCCTGATGTTATCAGAAGCCCTGAACCTGGAACACATTGATCTCGAAGGGTGTACGAGTCTGATTGATGTTAGCATGTCTATTCCTTGTTGTGGGAAGCTTGTTTCCTTGAATATGAAAGACTGTTCTCGTTTGCGAAGTCTGCCTTCTATGGTTGATTTAACAACTCTCAAGCTTCTTAATTTGTCTGGCTGCTCAGAATTTGAGGATATTCAGGATTTTGCACCAAACCTGGAAGAGATATATCTAGCTGGGACATCCATTAGAGAGCTTCCGTTGTCAATCAGGAATCTCACTGAACTTGTTACGCTAGATCTGGAGAACTGCGAAAGGCTTCAGGAAATGCCGAGTCTTCCGGTGGAAATAATCAGGAGAACCTGA
- a CDS encoding nucleoside-triphosphatase/transmembrane receptor/nucleotide binding/ATP binding protein (nucleoside-triphosphatases;transmembrane receptors;nucleotide binding;ATP binding; FUNCTIONS IN: transmembrane receptor activity, ATP binding; INVOLVED IN: signal transduction, defense response, apoptosis, innate immune response; LOCATED IN: intrinsic to membrane; EXPRESSED IN: 23 plant structures; EXPRESSED DURING: 15 growth stages; CONTAINS InterPro DOMAIN/s: NB-ARC (InterPro:IPR002182), Toll-Interleukin receptor (InterPro:IPR000157), Disease resistance protein (InterPro:IPR000767), Protein of unknown function DUF640 (InterPro:IPR006936); BEST Arabidopsis thaliana protein match is: protein kinase family protein (TAIR:AT4G12020.3).) — translation MTGVLSVLGSTEALVDRLIFSSEAFGIKPEENPFRSQAVTSYLKAARDMTREKECILVFSCHDNLDVDETSFIEAISKELHKQGFIPLTYNLLGRENLDEEMLYGSRVGIMILSSSYVSSRQSLDHLVAVMEHWKTTDLVIIPIYFKVRLSDICGLKGRFEAAFLQLHMSLQEDRVQKWKAAMSEIVSIGGHEWTKGSQFILAEEVVRNASLRLYLKSSKNLLGILALLNHSQSTDVEIMGIWGIAGIGKTSIAREIFELHAPHYDFCYFLQDFHLMCQMKRPRQLREDFISKLFGEEKGLGASDVKPSFMRDWFHKKTILLVLDDVSNARDAEAVIGGFGWFSHGHRIILTSRSKQVLVQCKVKKPYEIQKLSDFESFRLCKQYLDGENPVISELISCSSGIPLALKLLVSSVSKQYITNMKDHLQSLRKDPPTQIQEAFRRSFDGLDENEKNIFLDLACFFRGQSKDYAVLLLDACGFFTYMGICELIDESLISLVDNKIEMPIPFQDMGRIIVHEEDEDPCERSRLWDSKDIVDVLTNNSGTEAIEGIFLDASDLTCELSPTVFGKMYNLRLLKFYCSTSGNQCKLTLPHGLDTLPDELSLLHWENYPLVYLPQKFNPVNLVELNMPYSNMEKLWEGKKNLEKLKNIKLSHSRELTDILMLSEALNLEHIDLEGCTSLIDVSMSIPCCGKLVSLNMKDCSRLRSLPSMVDLTTLKLLNLSGCSEFEDIQDFAPNLEEIYLAGTSIRELPLSIRNLTELVTLDLENCERLQEMPSLPVEIIRRT, via the exons ATGACTGGTGTTCTTTCT GTTTTAGGCAGCACTGAGGCTCTCGTTGACCGCCTCATTTTCAGTAGTGAGGCATTTGGCATAAAACCTGAGGAAAACCCTTTTCGCAGCCAAGCTGTAACATCGTACTTGAAGGCGGCCAGGGATATGACACGAGAAAAAGAATGCATACTTGTGTTTTCGTGCCACGACAACCTTGATGTAGATGAAACATCTTTCATTGAAGCCATCTCAAAAGAATTGCACAAGCAGGGGTTCATCCCTTTGACATATAATCTTTTGGGCAGAGAGAACCTCGATGAGGAGATGTTATACGGATCTAGAGTCGGTATCATGATACTTTCAAGTAGTTATGTTTCTTCTAGACAGTCCCTGGATCACCTGGTTGCAGTTATGGAGCATTGGAAAACAACAGACCTTGTAATTATtcctatatattttaaagtaagaCTTTCAGACATTTGTGGGTTGAAAGGCAGGTTTGAAGCAGCGTTTCTGCAGCTTCATATGTCTCTCCAGGAAGACAGAGTTCAGAAATGGAAGGCGGCTATGTCTGAAATAGTGTCCATCGGTGGACATGAATGGACCAAGGG AAGTCAGTTTATTCTTGCCGAGGAAGTTGTAAGAAATGCATCCTTAAGGCTATATCTGAAAAGTAGCAAGAATCTGCTTGGAATCTTAGCGTTGTTAAATCACTCCCAGTCTACAGACGTGGAAATTATGGGAATCTGGGGTATAGCAGGAATAGGTAAGACATCGATTGCAAgagaaatatttgaattacatGCTCCACATTATGATTTCTGTTACTTCCTGCAAGACTTTCATCTAATGTGTCAGATGAAAAGGCCGAGGCAATTGCGTGAAGATTTTATCTCAAAATTGTTTGGGGAAGAAAAAGGTCTAGGTGCTAGTGATGTAAAGCCAAGTTTCATGAGGGACTGGTTCCATAAAAAAACGATTCTTCTCGTTCTTGATGACGTGAGTAATGCCAGAGATGCAGAAGCTGTAATCGGAGGGTTTGGCTGGTTTTCTCATGGACACAGAATCATCTTAACCTCTAGGAGTAAACAAGTTCTTGTACAGTGTAAGGTTAAAAAGCCATACGAGATCCAAAAATTAAGCGATTTTGAATCGTTTCGTCTCTGCAAACAATATTTGGATGGCGAAAATCCGGTCATCTCTGAGCTTATCAGCTGCAGTAGTGGTATTCCATTGGCTCTCAAACTTTTAGTTTCCTCTGTATCAAAGCAGTATATAACGAATATGAAAGACCATCTCCAAAGCTTGAGGAAAGATCCTCCTACTCAGATTCAAGAAGCATTTCGGAGAAGTTTTGATGGACTAGATGAAAACgagaaaaacatatttttggaTCTTGCATGTTTTTTCAGGGGGCAGAGCAAAGATTATGCGGTGCTATTACTTGATGCTTGTggtttttttacatatatggGAATCTGTGAGCTCATTGACGAGTCACTCATTAGCCTTGTAGACAACAAGATAGAGATGCCTATTCCTTTTCAAGACATGGGCCGAATTATTGttcatgaagaagatgaggatcCATGTGAACGTAGCAGATTGTGGGACTCGAAGGACATCGTTGATGTTTTGACAAACAATTCA GGAACAGAAGCAATTGAGGGCATCTTCCTGGATGCGTCTGACTTGACCTGCGAGCTTAGTCCTACTGTGTTTGGTAAGATGTATAATCTTAGATTGCTGAAGTTCTATTGTTCAACCTCTGGGAACCAGTGCAAGCTTACTCTACCTCACGGCCTAGACACTTTGCCTGATGAGCTAAGTCTACTTCACTGGGAGAATTACCCTCTGGTTTACTTGCCTCAGAAATTTAATCCTGTGAACCTTGTAGAGTTAAACATGCCTTATAGCAACATGGAGAAGTTGTGGGAAGGAAAGAAA AATCTCGAGAAGCTAAAGAACATCAAACTGAGTCACTCCAGAGAATTAACTGATATCCTGATGTTATCAGAAGCCCTGAACCTGGAACACATTGATCTCGAAGGGTGTACGAGTCTGATTGATGTTAGCATGTCTATTCCTTGTTGTGGGAAGCTTGTTTCCTTGAATATGAAAGACTGTTCTCGTTTGCGAAGTCTGCCTTCTATGGTTGATTTAACAACTCTCAAGCTTCTTAATTTGTCTGGCTGCTCAGAATTTGAGGATATTCAGGATTTTGCACCAAACCTGGAAGAGATATATCTAGCTGGGACATCCATTAGAGAGCTTCCGTTGTCAATCAGGAATCTCACTGAACTTGTTACGCTAGATCTGGAGAACTGCGAAAGGCTTCAGGAAATGCCGAGTCTTCCGGTGGAAATAATCAGGAGAACCTGA